The following coding sequences lie in one Bacteroides helcogenes P 36-108 genomic window:
- a CDS encoding lipopolysaccharide biosynthesis protein, which produces MAINKILKNSSLYTFCALLQKGTGFLLLPIYTTYLRPKDYGTMNLITSITGFLSILFLVSLHGAAARYHFKYVKIKGQAVVWGTILLMVFFNSMFWGLFFILFHDFFLTPLAEGISFYPLLLLAILGTMLSPLYLLYQQWLQCIQDGTKYTLNLISNFLLQVSLNLLMLIVFHQGVFGMILSSFIVSVIFFVYSIISFLPHVTLLINKKMAVSAMKYSIPLIPHSVSGYLSVMLDRVLLNRIVGIQQVGLYGIANQFGNILNLVTSSINQAFTPWLYQKLEKKDESLSYEPIYKFAEISNVLCCLAALLITMFSPELIQLMTTEEFYSSWQPIVFITFGYVLNGLYFFFSKSLFLSYTKYVMIISLSTVFLNFIFNIILIPHYNYIGAGLSFLLSQFVSSMLALILSMKLVPYLRYHWKKMYLTCVVFFLLCTMIFFLQLIDNWGLRLMLKIIFTHSIVGAIFYLYRDSLRLFKNQIFKKK; this is translated from the coding sequence ATGGCAATAAATAAGATACTCAAAAATTCATCTTTATATACTTTTTGTGCATTGCTACAAAAAGGGACTGGCTTTTTGTTATTGCCAATTTACACAACCTATTTGAGACCGAAAGACTATGGTACAATGAATTTGATTACTTCCATTACTGGTTTTCTTTCCATTTTGTTTCTTGTTTCACTTCATGGAGCTGCGGCACGTTATCATTTTAAATATGTTAAGATTAAAGGGCAGGCTGTTGTTTGGGGTACTATTTTGTTGATGGTATTTTTCAATTCCATGTTTTGGGGATTATTTTTCATCCTTTTTCATGATTTTTTTCTAACTCCTTTGGCGGAAGGAATATCTTTTTATCCATTGTTGCTTTTAGCTATATTGGGAACGATGCTTAGTCCTTTGTATTTGCTTTATCAACAATGGCTTCAGTGTATACAAGATGGTACAAAATATACATTGAATTTGATATCCAACTTTCTGTTGCAGGTCTCTCTGAATTTACTCATGTTGATAGTGTTTCATCAAGGTGTTTTCGGTATGATACTATCTTCATTCATAGTTTCGGTGATTTTCTTCGTATACTCTATCATCAGCTTTTTACCTCATGTCACACTGCTAATCAATAAAAAGATGGCAGTTTCTGCCATGAAATATTCGATACCATTGATCCCTCATTCTGTATCAGGGTATTTATCGGTTATGTTAGATCGTGTACTTCTAAATAGGATTGTGGGGATTCAACAAGTTGGTTTGTATGGTATAGCAAATCAGTTCGGTAATATACTTAATTTAGTTACTTCAAGCATTAATCAAGCTTTTACTCCTTGGCTTTATCAAAAGTTGGAAAAGAAAGATGAATCATTGAGTTATGAACCAATATATAAGTTTGCGGAAATATCTAATGTACTATGCTGTTTGGCAGCTTTGCTTATAACTATGTTTTCACCTGAGCTGATACAACTCATGACAACAGAAGAATTCTATTCTTCTTGGCAACCTATTGTCTTTATAACATTTGGCTATGTATTAAATGGATTATATTTCTTTTTTTCCAAGTCTCTATTTTTATCTTACACTAAATATGTAATGATTATAAGTCTTTCTACTGTTTTTCTGAATTTTATATTTAATATAATTCTTATTCCTCATTATAATTATATAGGTGCAGGTTTGTCATTCCTACTATCACAATTTGTAAGTTCAATGCTTGCATTGATTTTATCGATGAAGTTGGTTCCTTATCTTAGATATCATTGGAAGAAAATGTATTTGACTTGTGTTGTTTTCTTTCTTTTGTGTACTATGATTTTTTTCCTTCAGCTAATAGATAACTGGGGGCTTAGGCTAATGCTGAAAATAATTTTTACACATAGCATTGTTGGTGCCATATTTTATCTTTATAGAGATAGTTTGCGTTTATTCAAAAATCAAATATTCAAAAAGAAATAA
- a CDS encoding GNAT family N-acetyltransferase → MTVRYLSRDDYEAWNRFVNQSPQGFIWDYSWWLETITDGDYKICALLDDDNLIVAGISLPFFSTGTIRQPLLTQSLGMLYEDMSKRNNMRLQKQLTNQKEYSNQIVDFVLKDFKRFSICFNYNYDYWLPLYWKGFKQTTRYTYVIDYSNYVLEEEFKRFSKGHKWILNKVEKKSDLRVVKVDDVEEYLTESDKTYQRQGVSKPYSNEMVRRLHNEVMKRGMGTLLKIVDGENQTHAIAFYLHNNREVYYWLGASDDKLRDSGGHTYLTWYAIRYFADKVRFFNFGGSMIEHVERNFRNFSAIPRQFFVIQYGFDTAWEECKMAIRKLLGRV, encoded by the coding sequence ATGACCGTACGCTATTTATCAAGGGATGATTATGAAGCGTGGAATCGCTTTGTGAATCAATCTCCTCAAGGGTTCATTTGGGATTATTCTTGGTGGTTAGAAACAATAACAGATGGAGATTATAAAATTTGTGCACTGCTTGATGATGATAATCTAATAGTCGCTGGTATATCATTGCCATTTTTTTCTACAGGCACTATTCGCCAGCCTTTATTGACTCAGTCATTGGGTATGTTATATGAGGATATGAGCAAACGTAATAATATGCGTCTTCAAAAACAACTTACTAATCAAAAGGAGTATTCTAATCAAATTGTAGATTTTGTGCTGAAAGACTTCAAACGATTTTCCATCTGTTTCAACTACAATTACGATTACTGGTTGCCTCTCTACTGGAAAGGTTTTAAGCAAACTACCCGTTATACTTATGTGATAGACTATTCCAACTATGTACTTGAGGAGGAATTCAAACGTTTCAGCAAAGGACACAAATGGATTTTGAATAAGGTAGAGAAAAAGTCGGATTTGAGAGTCGTCAAGGTGGATGACGTAGAGGAGTATTTAACAGAATCTGATAAAACGTATCAACGGCAAGGGGTGAGCAAACCTTATTCTAATGAAATGGTTCGTAGGCTCCATAACGAGGTGATGAAGAGGGGTATGGGGACACTGCTGAAAATTGTTGATGGCGAGAATCAGACACATGCCATTGCTTTCTATCTTCATAATAACAGAGAAGTATATTATTGGTTGGGAGCGAGCGATGATAAATTGCGCGATAGTGGAGGGCATACTTACTTAACATGGTATGCAATTCGGTATTTTGCCGATAAGGTGCGTTTTTTTAATTTTGGCGGTTCTATGATAGAGCATGTAGAACGTAATTTTCGCAATTTCAGTGCTATCCCACGCCAGTTTTTTGTAATTCAATATGGATTTGATACGGCATGGGAAGAATGTAAAATGGCTATAAGAAAATTATTGGGAAGAGTATGA
- a CDS encoding DegT/DnrJ/EryC1/StrS family aminotransferase yields MIVRSRPDIDERLLLALLNNRDLQESPSQPENLFFFNSGSSSLRFFLSLLGSGKRIGLQVFTCSTVLEAVNTSGCIPVFMDINKDFFTTTIDIVSQHIHSIDVLVLTHICGIPNPDYVEIKKLCKNHGVVLIDDLCQTFRAKVSDKCLEDLSENYFYSFFFDKPIAAASGGMLKVSADLSQKALLAYNQLPKENNYIGKKLLNKLYWMNKLLDPQFYDRDFRTGTIWDDFLLEYYPLSLNIKYLHWLLYSKIGILFAKLRLRGGSSPIKRMSDIQRNYILQQMTQFTSTNHRLVDYCLKHKIKLPSYLTDERIECSLGKRCLIEDNLQIEKEGKEIALYNWPNLICKNKLEYPIAASVIEDYVNLPIWYRNI; encoded by the coding sequence ATGATAGTACGATCACGTCCTGATATTGATGAAAGACTATTATTGGCTCTATTGAACAATAGGGATTTGCAGGAAAGTCCATCCCAACCAGAAAATCTGTTTTTTTTCAATAGTGGTTCGTCCTCATTAAGATTTTTTCTGAGTCTTTTGGGGAGTGGCAAACGGATAGGGCTTCAAGTCTTTACATGCTCTACAGTATTAGAGGCCGTAAATACATCTGGTTGCATTCCGGTATTTATGGATATTAATAAGGACTTCTTTACAACAACTATTGATATTGTTAGTCAACATATACATTCGATTGATGTACTTGTACTGACTCACATTTGTGGTATTCCAAATCCTGATTATGTTGAAATTAAGAAACTGTGCAAAAACCATGGAGTGGTTTTAATAGATGATCTTTGCCAAACTTTTAGGGCGAAAGTATCAGATAAATGTTTGGAAGATTTATCTGAAAATTATTTTTATAGTTTCTTTTTTGATAAGCCCATAGCAGCGGCCTCTGGAGGGATGCTTAAAGTATCAGCCGATTTGTCTCAAAAAGCATTGTTAGCCTATAATCAATTGCCTAAAGAAAATAATTATATTGGAAAGAAATTACTGAACAAATTGTATTGGATGAATAAACTTCTGGATCCACAGTTTTATGACCGTGATTTCAGAACAGGTACGATATGGGATGATTTTTTACTGGAGTACTATCCTCTTTCTTTAAATATAAAGTATCTTCACTGGCTATTGTACTCTAAAATAGGTATTCTTTTCGCAAAACTAAGGCTAAGAGGAGGTAGTAGCCCAATTAAAAGGATGTCTGATATTCAAAGGAATTATATTCTTCAGCAAATGACACAGTTTACTTCGACTAATCATAGATTGGTAGATTATTGTTTGAAACACAAGATAAAATTGCCTTCGTATCTCACTGACGAAAGGATAGAATGTTCCCTTGGTAAGCGTTGTTTGATTGAGGATAATCTTCAAATTGAAAAAGAAGGTAAAGAAATAGCTTTGTATAATTGGCCAAACTTAATATGTAAGAATAAATTGGAATATCCTATAGCTGCTTCTGTTATTGAAGACTATGTAAATCTGCCTATATGGTATAGGAATATATAA
- a CDS encoding nucleotide sugar dehydrogenase: protein MDSIKICVIGLGYVGLPLARLFSTKYQTIGFDMDQKRVDYLMSGHDSTFEVSDELLQDAIYNHGFICTTNMDKIRDCNFYVVAVPTPVDDNNRPDLRPLWGASETVGKVIKKGDIVVYESTVYPGVTEEECLPVVERVSGLKFNEDFFAGYSPERINPGDKFHTVEKIKKVTSGSTPEIADVVDAVYNSVLVNGTHKAPNIKVAEASKIIENSQRDVNIAFMNELAKIFNAMGIDTNDVIEAAASKWNFIKLKPGLVGGHCISVDPYYLIQKAQVYGVLPRVMFSARRLNDGMGDYVGNQAIKLMNKKGVLVKDSKILILGFTFKENCPDVRNTKVIDIYHTLEEYTKNITVYDPWADADRVKYEYGVNLSANSFDSLKGKFDAVVLAVAHKEFVSIDIRSFLKDKNGVVYDVKGVLNREVVDGRL from the coding sequence ATGGACTCAATAAAAATTTGCGTAATCGGTCTCGGTTATGTAGGGCTACCTTTGGCCCGTCTTTTTTCCACTAAGTATCAAACCATTGGTTTTGATATGGACCAAAAGCGTGTGGATTACTTAATGTCTGGCCATGATTCTACATTTGAAGTGTCTGATGAATTGTTACAAGATGCCATTTACAATCACGGGTTTATATGTACTACAAATATGGATAAAATTCGTGACTGCAATTTTTATGTGGTTGCAGTTCCTACTCCTGTGGATGACAATAATCGTCCAGATCTTCGTCCTTTATGGGGAGCCAGCGAGACGGTGGGTAAAGTTATCAAGAAAGGTGACATTGTGGTTTATGAATCTACTGTTTATCCTGGGGTCACTGAGGAGGAATGCTTGCCTGTGGTGGAACGTGTATCAGGTTTGAAGTTTAATGAAGACTTCTTTGCCGGTTATTCTCCCGAACGTATCAATCCCGGAGATAAATTTCATACGGTAGAGAAGATAAAAAAAGTAACATCAGGTTCTACTCCGGAGATTGCAGATGTTGTGGATGCGGTTTATAATTCGGTATTGGTGAATGGCACTCATAAAGCGCCAAATATCAAGGTGGCGGAAGCATCGAAGATCATAGAGAATTCTCAGCGTGATGTGAATATCGCTTTTATGAATGAATTGGCGAAGATATTCAATGCAATGGGTATTGATACTAATGATGTGATAGAGGCTGCTGCCTCTAAATGGAACTTTATCAAGTTGAAACCGGGCTTGGTTGGTGGACATTGTATAAGTGTGGATCCTTATTATTTGATTCAGAAAGCACAAGTGTATGGCGTGCTGCCCCGTGTGATGTTTTCTGCACGTCGCTTGAATGACGGTATGGGTGATTATGTAGGCAATCAAGCGATAAAGTTGATGAACAAGAAAGGGGTGTTGGTTAAGGATAGTAAAATTTTGATTTTAGGTTTCACATTTAAGGAAAATTGTCCGGATGTGCGTAACACCAAGGTTATTGATATATACCACACATTAGAGGAATATACAAAAAACATCACCGTATATGATCCTTGGGCAGATGCTGATAGGGTTAAATATGAGTATGGTGTGAATTTGTCTGCCAATTCGTTCGATTCATTGAAGGGAAAATTTGATGCCGTGGTATTGGCTGTAGCTCATAAAGAATTTGTGTCCATTGATATACGCTCATTTCTGAAGGATAAAAATGGGGTAGTATATGATGTAAAGGGTGTTTTAAATAGAGAAGTAGTTGATGGAAGATTATAA
- a CDS encoding glycosyltransferase family 4 protein translates to MEDYKKKPIILYVTHYSELLGANRSLLSVVIAVKNKLCFDPVVLVPLYGALTKELEAYGIKYYVCHFRASTFDRKNLFDVMKGWLREVINFSCVLYFFYKFRNQNIALVHSNSSVLNVGAYLSVLLRVPHIWHFREFVKQHFHWSYNWGDSYQYWLYAKCSDYIVVISKSLGEYCEEKLSKTNIALIYNGVDIKYYACLSDEKTIFNIALVGIISPGKHQDIVIRAVAKLVNEYKIRNIHLHILGAFSEDQSYEKLIKRLIAESGISHYVSLHGYCNNVSEHLAKCKIGVLASEYEAFGRVTIEYMLSRLVPVVSNSGANIEIIRDGENGMIFELNNIEQLCEKLLHLFDSPQLIATLSERAQLEARSKYTIEKNVEHIMNLYEFVCEKM, encoded by the coding sequence ATGGAAGATTATAAAAAGAAGCCTATTATCTTATATGTTACACACTATTCAGAACTTTTAGGAGCTAATCGTTCACTTTTATCAGTTGTAATAGCTGTAAAGAATAAGTTATGTTTTGATCCGGTAGTATTAGTCCCTTTATATGGCGCATTAACAAAAGAATTAGAAGCTTATGGCATCAAATATTATGTATGCCATTTTAGAGCCTCTACATTTGATAGGAAAAACCTTTTCGATGTAATGAAAGGTTGGTTACGTGAAGTAATTAATTTCTCTTGTGTACTTTATTTTTTTTATAAGTTCCGGAATCAGAATATTGCACTGGTTCATTCCAATTCTAGTGTTTTGAATGTAGGTGCTTATTTGTCTGTTTTATTACGAGTTCCTCATATATGGCATTTTAGGGAGTTCGTGAAGCAACATTTTCATTGGTCTTATAATTGGGGGGATTCTTATCAATACTGGTTATATGCAAAGTGCTCAGATTATATTGTGGTAATATCAAAGTCTTTAGGTGAGTATTGTGAAGAAAAATTATCTAAGACAAATATTGCTTTAATTTATAATGGCGTTGATATAAAATATTATGCTTGTTTATCTGATGAAAAAACAATATTCAATATTGCTTTAGTGGGTATAATAAGTCCGGGAAAACATCAAGATATAGTTATACGAGCTGTGGCTAAATTGGTAAATGAATATAAGATAAGAAATATCCATTTGCATATTTTGGGTGCATTTTCAGAAGATCAGTCATATGAAAAACTAATTAAAAGGTTAATTGCCGAATCTGGTATTTCACATTATGTTTCCCTACATGGTTATTGCAATAATGTCAGTGAGCATTTAGCAAAATGCAAGATTGGTGTACTTGCTTCTGAGTATGAAGCTTTTGGGAGAGTTACTATAGAATATATGCTATCTCGGCTTGTACCTGTCGTTAGCAATTCCGGTGCTAATATAGAGATTATTAGAGATGGGGAAAATGGTATGATATTTGAATTGAATAATATTGAACAGTTGTGTGAAAAATTGTTGCATTTATTTGATTCTCCGCAGCTTATAGCAACACTATCAGAAAGAGCCCAATTAGAAGCAAGATCCAAATACACGATAGAAAAAAATGTAGAACACATAATGAATTTATATGAATTTGTTTGTGAGAAAATGTAG
- a CDS encoding glycosyltransferase gives MITVIIVSLNSGKTIGSAISSVLSLDILNLELLVIDGASSDKTLDILTHFEKMVNLGLYGEKKIKWISEKDTGIYDAMNKGIKIASYDWVYFLGADDCLLPDFGKVINVLDNANNIYYFNCYMSALGKKHDGYFNAYKLSYKNICHQSIVYPKKYLLQYLFNLDYKIVADYFLNLQLWSNPQIKFIYTPITIAVFSGDGISSNNIDSKFYDNIFSIMKANLGLRYAIYGKIVYVLHRFLKNR, from the coding sequence ATGATAACGGTAATAATAGTATCATTAAATAGTGGAAAGACAATAGGTTCCGCAATTTCAAGTGTTTTATCCTTAGATATACTTAATTTAGAATTACTTGTTATTGATGGAGCATCTTCTGATAAGACTTTAGATATTTTAACTCACTTTGAGAAAATGGTAAATTTAGGGTTGTATGGTGAAAAAAAAATAAAATGGATAAGTGAAAAAGATACAGGCATATATGATGCAATGAATAAAGGGATTAAAATAGCAAGTTATGATTGGGTGTATTTTTTAGGTGCAGATGATTGCTTGCTTCCTGACTTTGGTAAAGTGATAAATGTATTAGATAATGCAAATAATATATATTATTTTAACTGTTATATGTCCGCTTTGGGTAAAAAGCATGATGGATATTTTAATGCTTACAAATTGAGTTATAAAAATATTTGTCATCAGTCCATAGTTTATCCTAAAAAGTATTTATTGCAGTATCTTTTTAATTTGGATTATAAGATAGTAGCTGATTATTTCTTGAATTTGCAACTATGGAGTAATCCTCAAATAAAGTTTATATATACACCTATAACAATTGCTGTCTTTTCCGGTGATGGAATAAGTAGCAATAACATTGATTCGAAATTTTATGATAATATCTTTTCTATCATGAAGGCCAATTTAGGATTACGCTATGCTATATATGGGAAAATAGTATATGTATTACATCGTTTTTTGAAAAATAGATAA
- a CDS encoding glycosyltransferase family 2 protein, producing the protein MISVCIATYNGEKFIKEQLDSILNQLSDEDEIIISDDSSTDGTMNIISSYQDRRIKIFPNQKFHSPIYNFENAINHCSGDFIFLSDQDDVWLPDKISEILPYLNKYDLVMSNARVVDSSLRTLKENLYDSDNIMGSLFSYILKNPYTGCLIAINRRCLSYVLPFPAKLPMHDIWIGGCCQLFSKVFFLNKNLILFRRHENNVSCAFGKSNLPYLYRIQYRVYVLFCLIKRYADHYYFSSHHNY; encoded by the coding sequence ATGATTTCTGTTTGTATTGCTACTTATAATGGAGAGAAGTTCATAAAAGAACAGTTGGATTCTATATTGAATCAATTATCTGATGAAGATGAAATTATTATTTCAGATGATTCATCGACAGATGGTACTATGAATATTATTAGTTCATATCAGGATAGAAGAATAAAGATATTTCCTAATCAGAAATTTCATTCTCCAATATACAATTTTGAAAATGCAATTAATCACTGTAGTGGAGATTTTATATTTCTTTCGGATCAAGACGATGTTTGGCTTCCTGATAAAATTTCTGAAATATTACCTTATTTGAATAAATATGATTTGGTAATGTCTAACGCTAGAGTCGTGGATTCTTCTCTGAGAACTTTAAAAGAAAATTTGTATGATAGTGATAATATAATGGGATCTTTATTCTCTTACATATTGAAGAACCCTTATACAGGATGTTTAATTGCCATAAATAGAAGATGCTTATCTTACGTTCTACCTTTTCCTGCTAAATTACCAATGCATGATATTTGGATAGGTGGATGTTGTCAATTGTTTTCTAAAGTATTCTTTTTAAATAAAAATCTGATACTCTTTAGGAGGCATGAAAATAATGTGAGTTGCGCTTTTGGAAAAAGTAACTTACCATATCTCTATCGTATTCAATATAGAGTATATGTACTTTTTTGTTTGATAAAGAGGTATGCTGACCACTATTATTTTAGTTCACATCATAATTATTAG
- a CDS encoding NAD-dependent epimerase/dehydratase family protein: MKILIIGSSGFIGTNVVLAFKDRFDILCIDLQPPKVKVLNDVWIKVDITDLKAFRQVVVESNPDYILHLAARTDLDGRELGDYAANIVGVRNLMKIASELTSLRKIVITSSMLVCHTGYYPKNQFDYAPSTMYGESKVETENAVWNNKPQCDWAIIRPTSIWGPWFGVPYRNFFDMVMSHCYFHIGRKSCTKTYGYVGNAVYQIEQILFNETRDENRKVFYIGDNPPTNIEDWANEIADELGYKVKRIPWWLLRCVAWGGDLLKQIGISFPMTSFRLKNMTTDNIIDLSATYEIAPNPPYSRKKGIKETLKWLESTLR; encoded by the coding sequence ATGAAAATCTTAATAATCGGTAGTTCAGGTTTTATTGGTACTAATGTAGTATTAGCATTTAAAGATCGATTTGACATTTTGTGTATTGATTTGCAACCTCCTAAAGTTAAAGTGTTGAATGATGTTTGGATAAAAGTTGATATAACTGATCTGAAGGCTTTTAGACAAGTTGTAGTCGAATCTAATCCTGATTATATATTGCATTTGGCAGCCCGAACTGATTTGGATGGAAGAGAATTAGGAGATTATGCGGCTAATATTGTGGGAGTACGCAATTTAATGAAAATAGCAAGTGAGCTGACTTCATTGCGGAAAATAGTGATTACTTCTTCTATGTTGGTTTGTCATACAGGGTATTATCCTAAAAATCAATTTGATTATGCTCCTTCGACCATGTATGGGGAAAGTAAAGTTGAAACCGAAAATGCAGTGTGGAATAATAAACCTCAATGTGATTGGGCTATTATACGTCCAACATCTATTTGGGGACCTTGGTTCGGAGTTCCTTATCGAAACTTCTTTGATATGGTGATGTCTCATTGTTATTTTCACATTGGTAGAAAAAGTTGCACCAAAACTTATGGATATGTGGGTAATGCTGTTTATCAGATAGAACAGATTTTATTTAATGAAACACGTGATGAAAATCGAAAAGTGTTTTACATAGGCGATAATCCTCCGACTAATATTGAGGATTGGGCCAATGAAATTGCTGATGAACTTGGCTATAAGGTCAAGAGAATACCTTGGTGGTTATTGCGATGTGTTGCATGGGGCGGTGATTTATTGAAACAGATTGGTATATCTTTTCCCATGACTTCGTTCAGACTGAAGAATATGACGACGGATAATATAATAGACTTGTCTGCTACTTACGAAATAGCCCCTAATCCTCCTTATTCACGGAAAAAAGGTATAAAGGAGACTTTGAAATGGTTGGAATCAACACTTCGCTAA
- a CDS encoding glycosyltransferase family 2 protein, whose protein sequence is MNISIITITFNSAITLHDTIQSVLSQSYPNIEYIIIDGDSKDDTVSIIKEYESKFNGRLHWISELDKGLYDAMNKGIRMATGDIVGIINSDDFYHRTDVINKVAEAFQEDGIEAVYGDVRFVNPDNLDKTVRYYSSKNFSPKLFRYGFMPAHPTFFTYRRYFEEFGYYKTDYKIAADYELLIRFLYTYKLKSKYLPLDFMKMRTGGASTASIKSNILLNKEIVRACRENGIWTCMPLLFLKYFIKIFELIFTRE, encoded by the coding sequence ATGAATATTTCTATTATAACTATCACTTTTAATAGTGCTATAACATTACATGATACCATTCAGTCCGTTTTATCTCAATCTTATCCAAATATTGAATATATAATTATAGATGGCGATTCCAAAGATGATACGGTAAGTATTATTAAGGAGTATGAATCTAAGTTCAATGGGCGTCTGCACTGGATAAGTGAACTGGACAAAGGGCTTTATGATGCCATGAACAAAGGCATACGGATGGCTACCGGTGACATTGTTGGTATCATCAACTCCGATGACTTTTATCATCGAACCGATGTAATAAATAAAGTGGCAGAGGCGTTTCAAGAGGATGGGATTGAGGCAGTTTATGGAGATGTACGTTTTGTAAATCCGGACAATTTGGATAAAACGGTACGTTACTATTCTTCTAAGAACTTTTCTCCCAAACTTTTTCGTTATGGCTTTATGCCTGCGCATCCCACCTTTTTCACTTACCGGAGATACTTTGAGGAATTTGGATATTACAAGACGGATTATAAGATAGCCGCTGATTACGAGTTATTGATACGTTTCTTATATACTTATAAATTGAAGTCGAAATATTTGCCTTTGGATTTCATGAAGATGAGGACGGGAGGTGCGAGTACGGCTTCCATTAAAAGCAACATACTTTTAAATAAGGAAATAGTACGGGCGTGTAGAGAAAATGGCATATGGACTTGCATGCCATTATTGTTTTTGAAGTATTTTATAAAGATATTTGAATTGATATTTACGAGAGAATAG
- the gmd gene encoding GDP-mannose 4,6-dehydratase, whose protein sequence is MKKIALITGITGQDGSFLAEFLIEKGYEVHGILRRSSSFNTGRIEHLYLDEWVRDMKKDRLINLHYGDMTDSSSLIRIIQLVQPDEIYNLAAQSHVKVSFDVPEYTAESDAVGTLRMLEAVRILGLEKKTRIYQASTSELFGKVQEVPQKETTPFYPRSPYGVAKQYGFWITKNYRESYGMFAVNGILFNHESERRGETFVTRKITLAAARIAQGFQDKLYLGNLDARRDWGYAKDYVECMWLILQHDTPEDFVIATGEMHTVREFATLAFKEVGIELRWEGEGVNEKGIDVKTGKPLVEVDAKYFRPCEVEQLLGDPTKAKTLLGWNPTKTSFPELVRIMVEHDMRFVKKLYLKTQISK, encoded by the coding sequence ATGAAAAAGATAGCATTAATCACCGGTATTACCGGTCAAGACGGTTCCTTTTTGGCTGAATTCTTAATAGAGAAAGGTTACGAAGTCCATGGTATTCTTCGCCGTTCTTCCTCTTTCAATACGGGTCGTATCGAACATCTTTATCTGGATGAATGGGTGCGTGACATGAAGAAAGACCGCTTGATCAATCTTCATTATGGGGATATGACGGACAGTAGTTCACTTATCCGGATCATTCAGTTAGTTCAGCCGGATGAGATATACAATCTTGCTGCCCAGAGCCATGTGAAGGTCAGCTTTGATGTACCCGAATATACGGCGGAATCGGATGCTGTGGGTACGCTCCGTATGTTGGAGGCTGTCCGTATTCTTGGTCTGGAGAAGAAAACAAGGATTTATCAGGCTTCCACTTCCGAGCTTTTCGGTAAAGTACAGGAAGTTCCTCAAAAGGAAACGACTCCTTTCTATCCCCGTAGCCCATACGGAGTTGCTAAACAATATGGCTTTTGGATTACCAAGAATTATCGTGAAAGCTACGGAATGTTTGCCGTAAATGGTATTCTGTTCAATCATGAGAGTGAACGGCGGGGGGAGACTTTCGTAACCCGCAAGATTACTTTGGCTGCCGCTCGTATTGCCCAAGGCTTCCAGGATAAGTTGTATCTTGGCAATTTGGATGCTCGTCGAGATTGGGGGTATGCTAAGGATTATGTGGAATGTATGTGGCTGATTCTTCAGCATGATACTCCTGAAGATTTTGTGATAGCCACGGGTGAGATGCATACTGTGCGTGAGTTTGCTACTTTAGCTTTCAAGGAGGTTGGCATTGAACTTCGTTGGGAAGGTGAAGGCGTGAATGAAAAGGGTATTGACGTGAAGACCGGGAAACCGTTGGTTGAGGTTGACGCTAAGTATTTCCGTCCTTGCGAGGTTGAGCAGTTATTGGGTGATCCTACAAAAGCCAAGACATTGCTCGGTTGGAATCCTACCAAAACAAGCTTTCCGGAACTGGTAAGAATAATGGTGGAGCATGATATGCGGTTTGTGAAAAAACTCTATCTGAAGACACAAATTAGTAAGTGA